From Rutidosis leptorrhynchoides isolate AG116_Rl617_1_P2 chromosome 3, CSIRO_AGI_Rlap_v1, whole genome shotgun sequence, a single genomic window includes:
- the LOC139898154 gene encoding probable disease resistance protein At5g66900 codes for MALLIDSLLSDSISKLLEIVIFVAQTTANFKPELGQLQNTLKRITPIIQEVVKLNRKLDRTESESQMFKEEIQEAEKLVRKCLKIKRNLVKKFTHSLKLKDVNNKLLRFFQLEVQAVQSRDIKQALVEFNDVHEKLDSLSMNVRDLGQTFSSNSMSISYGRDQTGQCELDRGSLGWQVPNLPSGIVAFDEPLKKLKDKILADDDDTDEGFDYGSVVVVAAAGGCGKTTLVTKLCYDPDIQEKFGEKIFFVTVSETPNFMVIVNNLFNPITFDQPIPFQSDEDAKHKLGNFLQDKISSPVLIVLDDVWSDSFIEYFQPKIKGCKILVTSRTAFPKYDVFNFDPLSDEDATTLFLRSAFTESKKRPRAVIDDGLVYQMVKRCKNHPLTLSVVGSSLYGRDESAWKSMLKSLSHGSSVLDMNLRVRERLERSFNILDEEFKEYFLDFGLFPEDQRIPASALLDMWVHLYDHDDEGSQTFDKIVGLSFRHLVNLMATGLRKDSDATFNYCDRQFVKQHDLLRELAIHLSSKVPISQRKRLIINAREADLPASVIQVQEPIQARILSISTGESFSSRWCNMKVPNAEVMVLNLMSKTYTLPHFLKDMQKLKVINVTNYGLYPTEIENIHLLGCLSNLSRIRLERVSVSSFSTSVLALGNLQKVSFLMCKIGNAFENLSYENLNVWPRLVEIEMDYCQDLVEFPVTLCSSVYLKTLSITNCNEMYVLPNELGNLINLETLRLRSCTKVEKLPESVTGLEKLSVIDISDCLSLQELPEEMGKLQGLRTIYMKGCTGIYELPSSVRDLCHTQVVCNEEISYQWVELDNVEISLVEEDRLETFMRII; via the exons ATGGCTCTGCTTATAGATTCTCTTCTTTCTGATTCCATTTCAAAACTTCTTGAAATTGTAATATTTGTAGCTCAAACTACTGCCAATTTCAAACCTGAATTGGGTCAACTCCAAAACACATTAAAAAGAATAACTCCAATCATTCAAGAAGTCGTAAAACTGAATCGAAAACTCGATCGTACCGAATCTGAATCACAAATGTTCAAAGAAGAAATCCAAGAAGCCGAGAAACTAGTGCGAAAATGTTTGAAAATCAAGAGAAACTTAGTTAAAAAGTTTACTCACTCATTGAAGTTAAAAGATGTTAACAACAAGCTGTTACGGTTTTTTCAGTTAGAAGTGCAGGCAGTTCAGTCACGTGACATCAAACAGGCGCTTGTTGAGTTTAATGATGTACACGAAAAGCTTGATAGTTTATCTATGAATGTTAGGGATTTAGGTCAGACGTTTAGTTCTAATTCTATGTCGATTTCGTACGGAAGAGATCAAACGGGCCAATGTGAATTGGACAGGGGAAGTTTGGGCTGGCAAGTTCCGAATCTTCCAAGCGGTATCGTAGCGTTTGATGAGCCGTTAAAGAAGTTGAAAGATAAGATTCTAGCTGATGATGATGATACTGATGAAGGTTTTGATTATGGttcggttgttgttgttgcggctgCTGGTGGATGTGGAAAGACTACCTTGGTAACCAAGTTATGTTATGATCCTGATATTCAAG AAAAATTTGGGGAGAAAATCTTCTTTGTGACGGTTTCAGAAACACCCAACTTCATGGTAATTGTAAATAATCTCTTTAATCCAATTACCTTTGATCAACCAATTCCATTTCAAAGCGACGAAGATGCAAAACATAAGTTGGGTAACTTTTTACAAGATAAAATATCAAGTCCTGTGCTGATAGTTTTAGATGATGTATGGTCTGATTCATTTATCGAAtatttccaaccgaaaatcaaaggATGCAAAATTCTAGTAACATCTAGAACAGCCTTTCCAAAATACGATGTATTTAATTTTGACCCTTTAAGTGATGAGGATGCCACAACTCTTTTTTTACGCTCCGCGTTTACTGAAAGTAAGAAGAGACCTCGAGCTGTTATTGATGATGGTCTCGTGTatcag ATGGTGAAACGTTGTAAGAATCACCCGCTTACACTTTCAGTGGTCGGAAGTTCGTTATATGGGAGAGATGAGTCAGCATGGAAATCAATGCTTAAGTCATTATCTCATGGTAGTTCGGTTCTAGATATGAATCTGCGAGTACGTGAACGTTTAGAAAGAAGCTTTAACATCTTAGATGAAGAATTCAAAGAGTATTTTTTGGACTTTGGTTTATTCCCAGAAGATCAAAGGATTCCTGCTAGTGCTCTGTTAGATATGTGGGTACATTTGTATGATCACGATGATGAGGGCAGTCAAACGTTCGACAAGATCGTTGGACTTTCATTCAGACACCTTGTCAATCTTATGGCCACTGG TCTTAGGAAAGATTCTGATGCAACATTTAACTATTGTGACCGTCAATTCGTCAAGCAACACGATTTGTTGAGAGAGCTTGCTATTCACTTGAGTAGCAAAGTACCGATTTCACAAAGGAAAAGATTGATCATAAATGCACGAGAAGCAGACTTGCCCGCATCCGTTATACAAGTTCAAGAACCAATACAAGCCCGTATATTGTCGATTTCCACAG GAGAGTCATTTTCCTCGCGATGGTGCAACATGAAAGTCCCTAATGCTGAAGTTATGGTGTTGAACTTGATGTCAAAGACCTACACTTTACCGCACTTTTTAAAAGATATGCAAAAGCTAAAGGTTATAAATGTTACAAACTATGGTTTGTACCCAACAGAAATAGAAAACATTCATCTTCTTGGTTGTTTATCCAATCTATCAAGAATTAGGCTTGAGCGTGTTTCGGTTTCTTCATTCAGCACATCTGTTTTAGCATTGGGAAACTTGCAAAAGGTATCGTTCCTAATGTGCAAAATAGGCAATGCTTTTGAGAATCTAAGCTACGAAAACCTTAACGTCTGGCCAAGACTAGTTGAAATCGAAATGGATTATTGTCAAGATTTAGTAGAATTCCCAGTGACGTTGTGTAGCAGTGTCTACCTTAAGACTTTGAGCATCACCAACTGCAACGAAATGTATGTACTACCAAACGAACTTGGTAACTTGATTAATCTGGAAACATTGCGTCTTCGTTCTTGTACGAAGGTAGAAAAGTTGCCTGAATCGGTCACAGGACTCGAAAAACTAAGCGTCATTGATATTTCAGACTGTTTAAGCTTACAAGAGTTGCCAGAAGAGATGGGGAAGCTACAAGGTCTGCGAACGATTTACATGAAGGGTTGTACAGGCATATATGAACTGCCATCATCTGTAAGGGATCTATGTCATACACAAGTGGTATGCAACGAAGAAATATCTTATCAATGGGTCGAACTCGATAATGTAGAGATTAGTTTGGTCGAAGAAGATAGATTAGAAACTTTTATGCGAATCATCTAA